The Podospora bellae-mahoneyi strain CBS 112042 chromosome 7, whole genome shotgun sequence genome includes a window with the following:
- a CDS encoding hypothetical protein (EggNog:ENOG503P4QD): MSTIPPSKPPPGFSGRPQQRQSPPYGDNDDEGKGKQRVLPRNLALSNYDPQAVPVRPHDMSIPLSSLTAYQLRPPARLSRAWRPNCHHSVMSTLYQVNERFKCDSCKRSHPFGWLYRCVMDREPLIIGIKELGFQIAFDQLGHNFSQQMTLGKHGADARSEKYSFLDEISQEQLWNYTPEELKEILAQRDHVLDVITDERLRDQDFNNQYGFKYPDDDRPWMPDPKYECQHKVCHRCHPIGRQKSWVSLDGVLNGDIPPTIATGYSFSQVKMRPCVDVETVKNLGCRPVPLVSPFSYYPMYPEIPLTYSHEPAPWPQSPCPCRFFFFFGLTQRDH; this comes from the exons ATGAGCACCATACCCCCATCAAAGCCACCCCCGGGCTTCTCAGGCCGACCACAACAACGGCAGAGCCCCCCTTATggtgataatgatgatgagggaaaggggaagcAGAGAGTGTTGCCTCGTAACCTCGCGCTGTCAAACTACGATCCCCAGGCCGTGCCCGTACGTCCGCACGATATGAGCATCCCACTCTCAAGCCTCACAGCCTACCAGCTCAGACCTCCAGCTCGACTCTCCCGCGCCTGGAGGCCAAACTGCCACCATTCCGTCATGTCAACACTGTACCAGGTCAACGAGCGATTCAAGTGTGATAGCTGCAAGAGGTCTCACCCATTTGGGTGGCTGTATCGCTGTGTCATGGACCGAGAACCTCTGATTATTGGGATAAAAGAACTCGGTTTTCAG ATTGCCTTTGATCAACTGGGCCACAACTTTTCCCAGCAAATGACACTCGGCAAACACGGCGCAGACGCACGAAGCGAAAAGTACAGCTTCTTGGACGAAATATCACAGGAGCAACTCTGGAACTACACTCCAGAAGAGTTGAAGGAGATTCTCGCCCAACGCGACCACGTCCTGGACGTGATAACTGACGAGCGTCTTCGGGACCAGGACTTCAACAATCAGTACGGGTTCAAATACCCCGATGACGACCGTCCTTGGATGCCGGACCCCAAGTATGAGTGTCAGCACAAAGTCTGTCACAGATGCCACCCTATCGGTAGACAAAAGTCCTGGGTTAGTCTGGATGGTGTTTTGAACGGAGATATACCTCCCACTATAGCCACTGGGTATTCGTTCAGCCAAGTGAAAATGAGGCCATGTGTCGATGTGGAGACTGTAAAGAACTTGGGATGTCGGCCTGTTCCACTGGTAAGTCCATTCTCTTATTATCCCATGTACCCTGAGATTCCACTGACGTATTCCCATGAACCAGCCCCGTGGCCACAAAGCCCGTGCCCCTgtcgcttcttcttcttctt cggtcTCACCCAACGAGATCATTGA